One part of the Salmo salar chromosome ssa10, Ssal_v3.1, whole genome shotgun sequence genome encodes these proteins:
- the LOC106560856 gene encoding protein-glutamine gamma-glutamyltransferase 2 produces MADQNGVFMGMDLRCQVNNHAHRTGEMDLERLLVRRGQPFSLALQCSTPLPPKHKLAMILHLGKEGEVVVKVLDARSGRDKWWFRQQRAQNEVLLTVHSPADTPVGIYSMTLLLLSPDGHILEQTTPETFYLLFNPWCKADSVYLPDEELLEEYILNENGLLYQGSWDQISSLPWNFGQFEQDVVDICFEILNNSPTALKNPEIDTANRADPVYVSRTITAMVNANDDRGVVSGRWDGKYDDGVSPTRWTGSVAILRRWSEAGAQRVRYGQCWVFSGVACTVLRCLGIPTRPVTNYSSAHDTDGNLNVDYLYNEQLESVSGGRKDMIWNYHCWVESWMDREDLPKGYDGWQALDPTPQERSDGVYCCGPCPVKAVRDGDVGMKYDAAFVFSEVNANLVTWIVYPDGQRSQVSLNQKTVGRNISTKSVYGDYREDITKHYKYPEGSVKEREVYEKAGRQITQLNGGPGQLELKIKHAQAILGTDFDVIVEVHNVGGEDTPAQLTVTSNAVTYNSLHRGECQRRTASLTVPAQKAHKEVMRLRYDHYGACVSEHNLIRVTALLQANSQPDVILQEVNIPLSMPQLHVKVVGDAVVSRKLIAHISFTNPLPITLRGGVFTVEGAGLTAPRELQAPGNIGPGEDVKVKLSFKPTRAGLRKLMVDFDADRLRDVKGIATLIVRNR; encoded by the exons ATGGCTGACCAAAACG GTGTATTCATGGGGATGGACCTGCGTTGCCAGGTGAACAACCATGCCCATCGTACAGGGGAGATGGACCTGGAAAGGCTGCTGGTTCGTAGGGGGCAGCCCTTCTCCCTCGCTCTGCAGTGCTCCACACCCCTGCCCCCTAAACACAAACTAGCCATGATCCTGCATCTGG gtAAGGAGGGTGAGGTGGTGGTGAAGGTTTTAGATGCCCGTTCTGGCCGTGACAAGTGGTGGTTCCGCCAGCAGAGGGCTCAGAATGAGGTGCTGCTGACGGTCCACAGCCCAGCAGACACCCCGGTGGGAATCTACAGCATGACATTGCTGCTCCTCTCCCCTGATGGACACATCCTGGAGCAGACCACACCAGAGACGTTCTACCTGCTCTTCAATCCCTGGTGCAAAG CTGACTCTGTGTACCTCCCTGATGAGGAGCTGCTAGAGGAGTACATCCTGAATGAAAATGGCCTCCTTTACCAGGGCTCCTGGGACCAGATCTCCTCACTGCCCTGGAACTTTGGACAG TTTGAACAAGATGTGGTGGATATCTGTTTTGAAATCCTGAACAATTCACCTACTGCACTGAAAAACCCAGAGATTGATACAGCCAACCGAGCAGATCCAGTGTACGTGAGCAGGACAATTACTGCAATG GTGAACGCTAATGATGACCGTGGCGTGGTGTCGGGCCGCTGGGATGGGAAGTATGATGATGGGGTGTCGCCCACACGCTGGACCGGCAGTGTGGCCATCCTCAGGCGATGGAGCGAGGCCGGGGCACAGAGGGTGCGATACGGACAGTGCTGGGTGTTCTCAGGTGTAGCCTGCACAG TTCTTCGCTGTCTGGGCATACCTACTCGCCCTGTTACAAACTACTCCTCTGCCCATGACACTGACGGCAACCTGAATGTGGACTATCTGTACAACGAGCAGCTGGAGAGTGTCTCTGGAGGCAGGAAGGACATGATCTG GAACTACCATTGCTGGGTGGAGTCCTGGATGGACAGGGAGGATCTTCCTAAAGGCTATGATGGTTGGCAGGCTCTGGATCCCACCCCACAGGAGAGGAGTGATG GGGTGTACTGTTGTGGGCCCTGTCCAGTCAAGGCGGTGAGAGACGGTGATGTGGGGATGAAGTATGATGCAGCCTTCGTGTTCTCTGAGGTGAACGCAAACCTGGTCACCTGGATCGTCTACCCAGATGGCCAACGCTCACAGGTTTCCCTCAACCAGAAAACAGTGGGCCGAAACATTAGCACCAAGAGTGTTTATGGAGACTACAGAGAGGACATCACTAAACATTACAAATACCCTGAAG GTTCAGTGAAGGAGCGTGAGGTGTATGAGAAGGCAGGACGTCAGATAACGCAGCTGAATGGAGGACCAGGGCAGCTGGAGCTGAAGATCAAACACGCCCAGGCCATCCTGGGGACAGACTTTGATGTGATAGTGGAGGTGCACAACGTGGGTGGGGAGGACACCCCGGCCCAGCTCACTGTGACCTCCAACGCTGTCACCTACAACAGCCTTCACCGGGGGGAGTGCCAGAGGAGGACTGCCAGCCTGACCGTGCCAGCCCAGAAAG CTCATAAGGAAGTGATGCGTCTACGGTACGATCACTACGGGGCCTGTGTGTCTGAGCATAACCTGATCAGGGTCACAGCACTGCTCCAGGCCAACAGCCAGCCCGATGTCATTCTGCAAGAGGTCAACATCCCACTAAGCATGCCACAGCTCCATGTCAAG GTAGTGGGAGATGCAGTTGTATCTCGGAAATTAATTGCACACATCAGCTTCACCAATCCCCTGCCTATCACCCTGAGAGGGGGCGTGTTCACAGTGGAGGGGGCAGGTCTGACTGCACCACGGGAGCTCCAAGCACC AGGCAACATTGGCCCAGGTGAAGATGTGAAGGTCAAGTTGTCCTTCAAGCCCACCCGTGCTGGCCTGAGAAAACTGATGGTCGACTTTGATGCAGACAGACTGAGGGATGTTAAGGGGATTGCCACTTTGATTGTGCGAAACAGATGA